The genomic segment agTCATTTCCCAATCTGAAAGCTCCTTGTTTCCCCTACTACCTTGAGtttagctctctctccctccctcttccttcctttcttccctccctcccatctccctcctcctctccctggttaTGGCTCTGCTTTTCTTTGGTTGTGGGGGGCTGCATCCCATATAAGAGTATCTCTGTCCATCTGTCACTCATGCCattttcttatcatcatcatcatcaacatcactaGAAGCTACCCATTTTCTTCCCAATCAAGAAAAACCCAGTGCCCAGGCATCAGCCAGATGCCAAAGCTGAGTCTAGGAAATCCAAGCACTGCTTCATCTCCTTCCCCTGCTGGTTGCTGTCCAAAAGCAGGCACTAgtaagcagtgtgtcttagtggatagaacacaggtctgggagtcagaaggatctgggttctaatcctgactttgccatgtgtctgctgtttgaccttggacaagtcacttgacttttctgtgtctcagttacctcatctgtaaagcggggagtaagagtgtgagccccacgttggacagggactgtgtacagtctgattaacttgtatctaccccagtgattagaacagttcttggctcatggtaagcacttaacaagtaccatagtattAGGAGAgggaatcagtctatcaatcatatttattaagcacttactatgggcagagcaatgtactaagtgcttgtgagtgcttaatacaacagaattagcagacacattccctgctctcaatgagcttacaatctagaaggggagacaaacattaatatgaaataCAGACATTAAGTTAAAGCATCCCGTTCAGTGAAgcttattatcattagcattatagtaattattattatcgtatttgttcATGAATGGTATGTATTCAGCACTTGTTGTGTGAagatcactatactaaatgcttagaagagtaaaatagaggagagttggcaacatcttcctAAATCTACTGTCTCTGACAAAATGCAGATACTGAGGAACATTTATCTCCTTAAAAGGCATAAAGCGGAGGTATCACTACGGACCGCTTCCCCTGGGAAAAACTGAGCATGTGCAGTAGTGGGAAATAAAGAAAGGAtgtacctccccacagcacctgtatatatgtatatatgtttgtatttattaatctatttatttattttatttgtatgtatttattctatttattttattttgctgatatgttttgttttgttgtctgtctcccccttctagactgtgagcccactgttgggtagggaccgtctctatatgttgccaacttgtacttcccaagtgcttagtatagtgctctgcacacagtaagcgcttaataaatacgattgaatgtatgaaagtgctctgcacacagtaagtgctcaataaatatgattgaatgaatgaatgaaagtgctctgaacacagtaagcgctcaataaatacgattgaatgtggcggggggggggcagcagagagagaattatagatatgcaatTCCTTTGGTGACCACAGGAGGGCAGTTTCAGAATGGGATTGGCCCCTGAAGCCCAGGATATCTACTGTATGGGTGAGAACCAGTGAATTGGAGTTCtccaacttcctccctctgcctccccctccacatgCATACACCATAAGGAGGCCCACCCTAccacccttctcttctccatccctctctcacaACTTCCTTCCTGTCACGAGATcaggatcaatctatcaatctaatgtatttattgagctcttactgtgtgcagagcactgtactaagcgtttcggagagtagaacacagcagagttggtagacacgttccctgacgacagagatcttacagtcttgagttGTTCAGTTCCAGAAGTAGACCAAGGGTGCAAGGcaggggaccagggacagaagACAGGGGATGGTGGGCAGAAGGACGGAGCAGCCTACCCTAGAGGTAAGGGTCTtgggaggcttgggagtcagagttcgtgggttctaatcccagctccaccacttgtctgccatgtgaccttgggcaagtcacttcatgtctctgggcctcagtcatctcatctgtaaaatgggattgagacagtgagccccatgtgggacagggactgtgtccaacctgattaccttgtatctaccccagcacttagcctggtacagaagcgcttaacaaatatcataatcactaTTAATTAGTATTATGGGGCAGAATATATggaactgggaaatggggagcagggagagaggacagggagcagaggggaTAAACAAGATTAGCTCTGCTTCCAGGGGAAATAGAACAGAGCTCAAGCCTAGTTCCTTCGAGTTCAATTCAACTCCGAAGAAtctcttagttcattcattcattaattctatcattcattgaatgcttactgtgtgcagagtactgttctaagcacttgggaaagtaaaatgcaacaataaacagtgacattccctgcctaggatcagctcacagtctagaatggacaatacaagtaaataaaattccagatatgtagataagcgctttggggctgggaggggggaggaacaaagagataaataaaattagaaatatgtagataagtgttctagggctgggaggggggacaagccaagggagcaagtcagggtgatgaagaaggcagtgggagatgaggaaaagaggggtttagtctgggaaggcctcttggaagagatttgccttcaataaggcattgaagcaggggagagtggttgtctgtcatattggaggagggaggattttccaggccagaagcaggatgtgggctaggggttggcatagagacaggagagatggaggcacagtgagaccaTTTGCACATGTTAGTTACCACATGTACCTTGAACCATGCACAGCCTAGGTGTTACAGGCTTTGCACTTCCAGCTCCTGGAAAACCCTGGTGTAGAGGCCTCTATCCCACCATGGGGCCAGGATGCTTTGAGGTTATGCATAAGGGGTACCTAAGAATGAGAGCGGCACTGGCCtctggcctccatttcctctggaCGGTGGCAGAGGGGAGCAACAAGAGTCTGTCCACCTCCTCCTGAACTACAGACCTCTGAGCTGCTTCTTCTAGTCCAAGCCATGGAATGCTCAAAAGCAGTCTGGGAGCATCCTCTCCCATAAGGGAGTGCTGTGGGAAGGCACATTTGGATTTCTGCCCAGTCACTCTGGGACCCAGATGGAACCGTTCCAAAGCTCAGTTTACAGTGGGCCAAGCCAGGGGCAGGCTGGACggtcctctcctccccagccctggtTGCTGAGCTCAACTTGGGGTATGGTGGGGCAGCAGctgaggggtgggatgggagggaaggaatcCTTGTGAGGGTCACAGAAAACCAAATCAgaggtgaggataaaatgagttcCAGTGACCCCTCGTTCGCacctttcctcattcattcattcattcaattgtatttattgagtgcttactgtgtgcagagtactgtactaagcgcttgggaagtacaagttggcaacatatagagacggtccctacccaacagtgggctcacagtctcgaagggggagacagagaacaaaacaaaacatattaacaaaataaaatagaatatcatcatcatcagtcgtatttattgagcgcttactgtgtgcagagcactgtactaagcgcttgggaagtacaatgtacaagtaaaataaatagagtaataaatacgtacaaacatatatacacatatacaggtgctgtggggaagggaaagaggtaaggagagggatggaggggggaggagggggagaggaaggagggggctcagtctgggaaggcctcctggaggaagtgagctctcagtagggtcttgaagggaggaagagagctagcttggcggatgtgcagagggagggcattccaggccagggggatgacgtgggccggagatcgatggcgggacaggtgagaacaagacatggtgaggagattagcagattagcggcagaggagtggagggtgtggactgggctgtagaaggagagaagggaggtgaggtaggagggggagaggtgatggagacccttgaagccgagggtgaggagtttctgcctgatgtgtaggttgattggtagccactggagatttttgaggaggggagtaacatgcccagagtgtttctggacaaagacaatctgggcagtggcgtgaagtatggattgaagaggggagagacaggaggatgggagatcggagaggaggcggaTACAGTTGttcagacgagataggatgagagcttgaacgagcagggtagtggtttggatggagaggaaagggcagatcttggcaatgttgcggagatgagaccggcaggttttggtgacggcttggatatgaggggtaaacgatagagcggagtcgaggatgacaacctgcctggaattccatccTACCTAGAACTCCTACCTAgaactccatctctctgtgtcaatcactttactacgtgcagaaccctgtaataagtgctggggagagtacaatacaatacagtaagtagacaagatccctgccctcagggagtttacaatctagcaaggacgGGGAGTCAGGTGTCAgagttgagagagacagagacaggcattaaaataagtttcaggtggggggaaaagcaaagaCTCTGATCACTGTCGATCCACGATTGGTCTGTCTCtgcataattaatcaatcaatcaatcaatggtttttattgaatacttactttgtgcagaacactgtactaaatacttgagcaAATGCACTACAGGAGAGtgggtaaatatgttccctgcccacgacgagcttatagtatagaggacAGAGCCTCATTCTAGAcacgtggcagggaatgtgtctgtttattgttacattgtactctcctaagtgcttagtacagtgctctgcacacagtaagcactcaataaatatgattgaatgaacatagcaaTGCCTCGGAGCTGAAAGTCAGATGGGTGAGGAGATCACATACACAAGCTAACACAATGAGCATGTAGAAAGTAGTGTGTCCTGGTTGAAAgcacgtgcctggaagtcagaaaacttggattctaattgctactctgccacttgcctgctgtgtgacttaacaagcaagtcatgacttctctgtacctcagtttccccatctgtaaaatggggaaatgtctgttctccttcctacttatactgggagcccctgtggggcagagGTTGGGTTTGATTTGATaattctgtatttaccccagcatgtagtaaactgctttgcacatagtaagctcttaatgaatagtCCAGTTACTTAATAGATGCAACACGGTGCTGAAGGAAGAGGACACACCTTTGCCCTTGAAGGAGGAAATTAGGATCAAGGCAACCCATGAAAAAATCGGGCCTGTCCAGATCAACCCTAAGTAACAAAGAGAGGTCCCCAAATATCCAGTAAAACAAAACtagcagaaagtcctcacctcCCTTTCATGTGGGCCAGGCCACTCAGGAACTCGTGTCCTTGCTTTTCCTTCCTCCACTAATCTCCTATTCCTTAGAAAAcagtgttgcatagtggatagagcatgggcccacgtATCAGAGGGATCTAGGTTCTtaacctcactctgccacttttctgatgtgtgcaattactgcatcagtttcctctctgatctcccatcctcctgtttctccccacttagatccatacttcactctgctgcccagattatctttgtacagaaacgatcTAAGCAtttcactccccctcctcaaaaatctctagtggttgtctTTCAACCTTTGAattaagaaaaaactcctcattctcagcttcaaagctctccatcacatcggccccttctacctcacctcccttctctccttctacagccctgcccacacactctgttcctcggccactaaccttctcactgtgcctcgttctcacctgtcctgccatcaacccctggtccatgtcctacctctggcctggaatgccctccctccacacatccaccaaactagctctcttcctcccttcaaagacctacagagagctcatctcctccaggaggccttcccagactaagcccccctttttcctctcctcctcctcccctccccatctcccccaccctctgcctttctcccttcccctccccacaacacttgtgtatatttgtacatatttataactctatttgtttattaatgatgtgtatatagctataattctatttattctgatggtattgacacctgtctacttgttttgttttttatgtctgtctcccccttctagactgtgagcccattgttgggtagggaccatatctatatgttgctgatttgtacttctcaagtgcttagtacagtgctctgtacacagtaagtgctcaataaatacacttgaatgaatgaataaatatgtgaccttgggtaagtctatgAACttcactctgtgcttcagttgcctcacctgtaaaatggggattgacatgagccccatgtgggaaatggactgtgtccaacccagttaacttctatctacctcagtgcttagtacagtgcctggcgaatagtacctgcttaacaaatttcattacaaataataataatcagtttgCCCCAAGAAAGTGGCAGCACCCAAGCCCCTTACCTCCTATGGAGCACATAGCTAGAATTTTCAGGACTTTGCTGTTTCTGCACTAGATCAGGGAATGGGGAGATTTGGTGTTAGTTTTGGTATTTACATTTGTTTTCTGAGTTTGTCTCTCCGCTCATTCCCtagattagtagagtgctcaagtTCTTAGCACCATCCTCTTttcacagcaagagctcaatcaataccactgactgattaattgtgagctccttggggtcagAACACCATCTTTGCACAAGGAAGGCCCTCACCTAATAATTGGCAATAAGGAAGGATGACAGTGACAATTCACATTAATTTACAGATACAAATACAGGACTACAGAGAAAGAAATAatgatccattcaatcatatttattgagtgcttactgtgtgcagagcactgtactaagcacttgggaagtacaagttgagaacatatagagacggtccctacccaacagtgggctcacagtctagaaggaggagacagagaacaaaacaaaacatattaacaaaataaaattaatagaataaatatgtacaaataaaagagtaataaatatgtacaaatatatatacatatatacaggtgctgtggggaggggaaggaggtaaggctgggggtgcggagggggaggagggggagaaggaggagggggctcagtctgggaaggcctcctggaggaggtgagctctcagtagggctttgaagggaggaagagagctaccttggcggatgtgcggagggagggcattccaggccagggggatgacgtgggccgggggccgatggcgggacagacgagaacgaggcacagtgaggagattagtggcagaggagtggagggtgcgggctgggctgtagaaggagagaaaggaggtgagctaggagggggtgaggtgatggagagccttgaagccaagggtgaggagtttttgcctgatgcgtagattgattggtagccactggagatttttgaggatcccTGTGTCTAGCATCAGGCTAGACTTATCTGGGAAGATATTCCagaaacaatcaaccaatcaatcattggtatttactgagcacttattatgtgcagactacacacaagcactcaggaaagtacaatacaattgagttggcagacacattctctgcccacaaagagtttgcagtctagagggggagacagaaattaattaaaagaaattacagatagggacacaagtgctctggtgctgagagtggggtgaataccaagtgcttgagaaacagtgtgtcctaatggatagtgcacaggcctgtgagacagaggatatgagttctaatggTATTTTTGCCAACCacttgctgtgtaaccatgggcaagtcactccacttatctctgcctcagtaccctcatttacaaaatggagattcaatacctgttctccctcctacttagactaggagcccaatttgagacttgattattttgtatttaccccagcacttcgtgtttggcacatagcaagcacttaataaataccataattattaaagggtacagatttaagtaaataagtgacagagaagggaatgggagcagggaaaatggcttagggaaggcttcttgggaggacatgtgatttaataagactttgaggatggggagagtggtggtctgtcagatatgaagagggagggacctctgggccagagggaggatgtgggcaagatagaGGAGCTCAAGAATTGCAGGGGGATCAGAAGTGGTTtggtgaagaggggagggaagggctttATTCTGGGAAAAATGTCTGTCCTTCACCTCTGGGATTCCCTGATGgtttctcttgcctctccccctccctgttccCACTACCCTCTGCTCCTGCCCCGCTAGGGCCTGCTCCTCTTCTGAATCAGATTCCTGAAAATTCCCTTACGGATTTCCTTGGTCTTCAGGCTATAGACGATTGGGTTGACCAAAGGCGGGATGAAGAGATAGGCATTGGCCATCATgacctggaggagaggagacggGTGCTGCCCAAAGCGGTGCATCATGGACAGCCCAATCATGGGCATGTAGTAGACCAGAACAGCACACACGTGGGAGACACAAGTGTTGAGGGCCTTTAGCCGTCCTTCCCCTGACACGATACCAAGCACGGTATGAAGGATCAGGGCATAGGAGAGGACGATGAGCACAGAGTCGAGCCCGAAAGTGGAGAGGACAACGAAGAGGCCGTAGATGTTGTTGAGGGTGGTGTCAGCACATGGGAGGTGGATGAGGTTGGGGTGGAGGCAGTAAGAATGGGAGAGCACATTTTCCTGGTGGCAGAAGGGCAGGTGTTTCAGGAGGACAGCCAGGGGCGCCATCAGCCCCGCGCTCTTGAGGCTGAGGCTAATGCCTATGGCCCTGATACGTCTGTGGGTGAGGATAACCGAATACCTCAGTGGGCTGTAGATAGCCATGAAGCGATCGAAGGCCATGGCCAGGAGCACACCCGACTCCATGATCGAAAAGGAATGGATGAAGTACATCTGGACCAAGCAGGTGTTAAAGTCGATCTCCGTGGCACCCACGAGGAAGATGCCAAGGACCGTGGGCATGGTGGACAGGGACACGCCCAACTCCGTGAAAGCCAGCATGGCCAGGAAGTGGCTCATTGGCTGGTGGAGGACCGGGTCCTTCTGGATCACATACAAGATGGTGCTATTCCCAACCAGGATGGTCAGGTACATCAGGCAGAAGGGGATGGACATCCAGGCACGGACAGCTTCCAGACCCGGAATACCTACCAGGATGAATGTGGAGGAACTGGCCAGGGAGATGTTGGAGCTTTTCATGGCTCAGACGGGATGATGACATCCtattgggaggaatggagagtccGATACTGTGCAAAGTATGGCTCAATATCAATCgatagatcgtatttattgaaaccatgctgtgtgcagaacaccgtactaagcatttatatCGTACATTataaaagaccacgggcttgggggccagtcttaatcctggctccaccacctatctgctgtgcgaacttagaaaagtcacttcacttctctgggactcagctcctcatctgtaaaatggagattaagactgtgagtcccaactgggacatggactgtgttcaaaccaattatcttgtaactaccccaccacttagactaATGTCTGGCatgtcaaccaatcagtcaatcactggcatttattgagcacttacaatgtgctctaTGAGGTTGGtagagtgtgatacaacagaattagcagaaacgttccctgcccataatgagtttacagtctaagagcttaacaagtaccttggcttagtggacagagcaggggcctgggagtcagatggacctggattctaatcctagctttgccacctgtctgctatatgacctttggcaagtcacttaacttttctgtgtttcagttacctcatcagtaaaatggggattaaaagtgagagccccacatgagacaaggactgtgtccaaatagaTTAACTTCCTCTGATTCCTTAGCTGATTCTTTTATCCAGGTAAGCAACAATACTGTACAGTGTTGTGGGcagccccttgtctactgtgtgatgttgggcaagtcacttcacttctctgtgcctcagtaatctcatctgtaaatggagattaaggctgtgagctccatgtgggacatggacagtgaccaatctgattaatttgtatctaccccagcacttagtgcagtgcctagcacatagtaaatatttgacaaatatcatttaaaaaaaaaacagaagaaggAGACAAAATTGGCACTGACGTGGTTCCAGGGGGAAAATTGAAGACATCTGGTGTTCAGGCTGAATTAGAGAAGTCTGAGGGGTGAGTTATTAACTGTCTTTAAGCCATTGAGTCCCTGAAGGGTTTTTGTGGTAAGTAGGGTGATCTCTCAGTTTCCATATCTCAATCAAGGACTGAAATCAAATGGGCTGAAACAAAACCACAAGAAACCTCAGTTGGACATAAGCTACTAACCTGGAGGCAGAGGCATAAACAAGATGATCaaccaataaataatatttattgggcactatctgtccccctctcaggatcagacCTGGAGAGTCTCCAGCGCTCTACCGGtcacaactatgggagggagagtcaagcagaggcatatccattccattcctagcttgggcagtgactagcgaatGGAAGGTAATCTCCTACAAATCAAACCTCCCCTGCACTGGGCggcggcagcatgggagagagtcgagtgcagagactcaagttgactacaTGGAAGgacgcaatggtaaaccacttccatatttttacaaagaaacctCTATAGATACTGTTGTCCACCAgtgaacttggcatgactgactccatcttgtgcataccaacagtaaccctcaaTTTTGTGCAGACGGAAAGCACGCCAGTgtgtgtaaagtaacattaactaaagtggctcctctctgtctggaatgtccccatcctgtgttgaccgttatcttctgataacatcttgtaaacagggattttaacactaaccaaaccatgacaaacaaacggttgtactttaacttaggATCTAGGAATTCCAAGGCCTCGTGCAGCACTACTCTCTgaaatcctttgtgtagcttagagttgaaacccaataaaagaggaagaagcggctgggattggggctgcttgtcactggtacctctctcgggaggtgaacgggcaggtagccactttccttctttactactctatctgaactcatgtctctgagtcatttttcctatctgcatcaccaccttgggtacacaAACCCTGCGGCTGATTTACAGTGGTTAACATGTTTTGCACCCTACTTCGATAacaatacactaccagaatgattgcagatggaggtggggcattctgggagagatgggtccatggcgtctctatgggatgactcaacagcagaaaacaaaacaagactgtttctgtggagagcactgcactctcAGAGGAGGACAATTGAGTTAAACATGAttcttgacctcaaggagctaacagtaaaGCAGAGAATGACCTTCCCAAGTCTCTTTAAGGGCTAGGATTTAGTTTGTATTTGCATTTTGTTGGCAGGAGTTGAGTCATGGACAGAATCCATTTTAACAATAGGATCTATGTCGCagtaagggagggggaagaggcataCTAACACAGAGTCAGGAGCTGGGTTTAAAATTtaagcagcgtttcctagtggaaagagcacgggtttgggagttaggagaccttagttctaattcctgctctgccagttgcttactctgtgaccttgggcaagtc from the Tachyglossus aculeatus isolate mTacAcu1 chromosome 2, mTacAcu1.pri, whole genome shotgun sequence genome contains:
- the LOC119943569 gene encoding olfactory receptor 51I1-like; translated protein: MKSSNISLASSSTFILVGIPGLEAVRAWMSIPFCLMYLTILVGNSTILYVIQKDPVLHQPMSHFLAMLAFTELGVSLSTMPTVLGIFLVGATEIDFNTCLVQMYFIHSFSIMESGVLLAMAFDRFMAIYSPLRYSVILTHRRIRAIGISLSLKSAGLMAPLAVLLKHLPFCHQENVLSHSYCLHPNLIHLPCADTTLNNIYGLFVVLSTFGLDSVLIVLSYALILHTVLGIVSGEGRLKALNTCVSHVCAVLVYYMPMIGLSMMHRFGQHPSPLLQVMMANAYLFIPPLVNPIVYSLKTKEIRKGIFRNLIQKRSRP